A genomic stretch from Pomacea canaliculata isolate SZHN2017 linkage group LG2, ASM307304v1, whole genome shotgun sequence includes:
- the LOC112558214 gene encoding uncharacterized protein LOC112558214 gives MLALTSLLLAVLNLILLTDIMRSKVADTRPSSPAKTDAMKVSGGRPTARTLGAPSLRLPARTLSAVVVSADASDDEDATSQELGSGTYVDAPPAPQLSEDVVVHTLQDRIS, from the exons ATGCTTGCTCTTACCTCTCTCCTGCTGGCTGTACTCAACCTCATTCTCCTCACAGACATCATGCGCTCCAAGGTGGCCGACACGCGACCGAGCAGCCCGGCCAAGACTGACGCAATGAAAGTTAGCGGCGGGCGGCCCACAGCTCGCACACTCGGCGCACCTTCCTTGAGACTGCCAGCACGTACACTCAGCGCTGTTGTCGTCTCCGCTGACGCTAGCGACGATGAGGATGCTACGTCACAGGAATTAGGCAGCGGCACCTACGTTGACGCACCGCCAGCACCACAGTTGTCTGAAGATGTTGTCGTACACACACTGCAAG ATCGAATTTCTTGA